The nucleotide window AAAGCCAATGGTGCCTTGGCAGCGGGTCCCCCCGCCGTTTTGTTTTCCTTCCACAACCAGAGAGgaagggtgggggagggttcAAGAGCCACAGAGCGTGCCAAGGGGCTTTTTGTCATGGGTTCCATTTTCAGTGCCGTCCAAAAGGACGCTTCTGTGTCTCTCGAAGGTCCAGATAAGGTTAAGGCTTCGCCAAGGAGACCAACCTTGATCGGCCTGACAAGTTTAGGGCACCTCTCAAGTGAGCAAACATCCTTCGCGCTATTTCCACCATCCTTCCCGTCTGACTGGTGCTCTTTTGCGCCGAAGAAATGATGGCTTTACGGGATAGACGTCAGCCTGAGGCCGCTTCAGGGGACGGATGTTTAGAAGTGATGGATCTCCAAGTTCGCGCCTCGGAGCTTTTCTCGCTATCCCATGGCCAACACAGACATGTTCGGCACGCCGAGCACTATGAGCCGAGAGAGCGGGCCAGAGAACGGCGACCTTGAAGTTTTTATTCTGCTGCCTGTCTGTATTTCCCCTCTTTTGTCCTGTGGGCTCTCAAGCGGTATGCTAGTGGACGGGTAGTCTACAGCGGGTAAAAGCCCAGTCCCCACATTTCACACCATATCGGCACAACGTGGGCCATGTCGACTCTCTAGACGCAGGCGGTCAAGCAGAGCAAAAGGGCAGCATATCGTCGAGCAAAAGTGACGTGACCGGGCACAAAAAGTGTAGCCTAGATGCTAATGCAGACTGAGCATGGGCGCAGGATGCGCTGGAACTCTGGAACGGTGTTTTGGGCCCCGTCTTGTAGCGGGGGCAGGGGTTTGGGTGTGTGGTCTTGGTATCCCAGCTCAGCCCTACCACGGGCCGTTTCGATCTACAGCACCTTGGCCGGCCctgctccctccctcccggcGCCTTGGTTGTCCATCATTTGACGTGATATATGTATATAGAGGAGGGGGAACTGGACTGTGTCATCATGACATTCAACATTCTGACATCAGCATCTATTTGACCACCTATCTAACTGACTCCAAGCCAAATCGCGCCACAaacatacacacacacacacacacacacacacatttACACGCTCACTGTGGGGACTGTTGTTGGACCCATCTCACCTGTGCCCCCCATTGTCGCCTTATCCCCTTTCTGAATCCTTTTCCGCAGCCACTTGCTGACAAAACAGGTTCCTGCAAAGAAAGCACTTGAAGAATACCAGTCACACagtcttttctctcttctcgCCTATCATCACCCAACATCACACACCATGATGCGTGCAAAGGCCATCCAAACAACCAAGTGGGGGACGGCATGTGCTCAGTGTGCTTCAGCGAAGGCAAAATGCTCTGGACGGTCAGCAAGTGGTGGAAAATGCGATAGGTTCGTCTGCAGCCCATGCCAAGTGCAGTTGTAACACGACCTCATTTACAAGCTTACTTGGTTGCTAACTCGTATTCTCGGACTACATGTACAGATGCGAGCGCCTGCTGAAGCAATGTACCGATCAAGTCCACCGTCCTCGCAAGACTCGTCAGCCTCGACAGTAAGCCCCGACCACTTGCCTGGTAGCCTCAGAgagccttctttttttttgacatTTCATACCTTATCTAGACCGGCTGCAGGTTTAGGAGAGCCCAGCTTCGACTCTCTTGTCTCTACGCCAGAAAAccctccatcaccgtccGCAGTCGATCTGGGAGCAGACTTTGCTTCATGttcgtcatcatcagtcCGGAGTCACACTTCAGCAGCCACACCCATGGGCTCTCTGGATGTCAGACCGTCCTTGATACGAACCTCGTCAATGCAAAGCCAGCAATCAGTTCAGCACGAATCATACTTTTTTACAGCCAGTCCACCTCACTGCTTGAATCAACAACACCTGAACCCGCTGCTCATTGAAGGGCTAGAGGATCTTGATGACCTGCTATTGAACCGATACCGAACCTGCTTGATGCCGGCACACCCGTTCGTTTTGATTCCCGACCATGTCTCAGCCTCGATGCTGGTAATCCATCGACCCTTTTTGATGCTTGCCATTCGAGTGGTGGCCGGGTTTGAGGGACTGCATTCGGTACAAGGCCAGATGCAGCATATTATGGACCATGTGGCCGACCGCATGTTTCGACAAGCCGAAAGGTCCATTGATCTTCTGATGggcattgttgttgtgctgGGGTGGTATCACTACCATTGCATGCGACACAGCCAGCTAAACAATCTGCTATGTTTAGCCGAGAGCCTGGTCAGCGATCTTGGCATCAACAAGAGGCCCCAGGTACAAAACGAGGGGAGAATGGCAGATGAGAAGAGGCTgcttttgggggtttggtaTCTGAGAAGCTCGTAAGTGTGGCACACTCCTCCAACTAGGAAAATTAACTGACCATCCACCTGTCAGAGCGGCAATGTATCTCCAGCAACTAACCTCGATGCCCTTCACCTCTTACATGCGCCAGTGCCTGGTGGAGttggatgaagaagaagaccacgACCTGGACGAGATTCTGGTGTACTGCATCAAACTGCAGTATCTGACCGAGCGGGTGGCAGTTCTCAAGACTCCCCAACCAGACCTCCCTGAGCAACAGAACCGAGAAAGGGGCACCGCAATTGCGTCATCACAGGAATATCTGGACAAGTTAATGAGAGAAATGCCCTCGGAGCTTAAAACAAACTGTAAGAAGGTCTATTCTGGAAGAATCTGACAACGAGACTGACTTGTCATTGGAAGCCGTATTGACAACCCACATCAACACGGTTATTCTTCGTCTATACGAGCCACAGCCATGCACCGGCCCTCTACGGATTTCATCGCCGAAACCACGCCGCTCGCGGTCTCCTACTGACCGAAACACCGGGGGCCTAAGCCTTGCATCAACAATTCATAATTCAGACACCAACACACAGATTAGAGCCTGGTTTGAGGGGTGGGTGCAAGGCATCCCGGCCCAGGCCTACCGCACACTACCTTCGAACTTGGTTTTTCAGCTGCTCTATGCAGTGGGGTCGTTGCTACGGTCCCATGGCGCCGcttcccaaccaccaccaagctcgtCAACCAGAGGCGACGCAGAGGTCATTGTGATTTTGGACCGCCTAGTAGCGCTGTGCTTCGCCAACTTTATTGGGGGTCAACCGCAGCCGGACATGACACACTTTTGGGAAGCGTTGGGTGAGCGACACCAGACGGTGtgctccccttccccatcagTCTCTGAGCATGGAGATGATTCCAACGGACCATTGACAGCCACACCTGCTACCTGGGAACAACAATATCGCCATGGCAGCAACGTCTTTACGCCGCCATCCAGGGTTGGATCGGCAGCACCAGACCCCAAGCTGGAGGCAGTCGATGTCGACCAATATCAAGTGGCATCACTCCCCATGATGACTAGCAACCAACTCCATTCACAGAGTCAGTGGGACTCACAGACAACCCAAACAGGGTGGGATCACCATACTGCGACGCCACAAGGCCAGATGTTGATGGTTCCTGGAGCCGAAGGAGTGGTAAATCCACAACTTTGGGGGCAGGATCAAGGAACGGGCGCATATCACCATTCCGAAGGGGGTTACTTTATGGGTTGATTAGGCACCTACCCAAGTACGTGAGTTCACATCCGGCGTTGGAGCGTGATTTGGTAGGGGATGCATGGAGATACCACCAGGAGTTTGGATCAAGTTTGGTTTAATGGGCAATGGAGTTGAGGTGTCTGGTCACGTGCAAATCCATTCTAAAGTATATAGATGACTTGATGATAGTTGTGTATTTACCGACCTATATAGCTGGCCTATAACATCAACTGGTAGATACTCACAAAAAGAACTTTTCCACAAGGACTTTAGCAGAAACAGATCTCAGGACAATCACGCCCACCTGAGGTGACAACCAACTCCATATTTCGGCCCCCAATACCTAGGTTCTTCTGACTTGACTACCTTACCAAGCTACATCGCCAATCTCATTGCTACCACATGTAACGATCCATCACTGCATGTTTGCCGGTTTCTCACCCAGTCAGAACTCTTCGATTGGCCAAGCAACACTGGGCCGTTCCAGCATCAGCTTTACAAGGGGTCGACGAGACCAGATGGAAGCCGAGCCGCCGTCCGGGAATTCCAGTAAAAGTCGGGATGGTTTGGCGCTAATGGCATGACCGCCTGCAGCCCTACGGCGTTGGGCCACGTTTTGTGCAGGAAAGGCGTCCAATGAAGAGATCACGGGAgccctcccgcctcctccatgttTCTTTGAGGCATGGTTTCCAACCCCAAGCTTATCTTGCAGATGTAGACCAAATCAGAGGCTGGCATGACGGAAGAAGCGAAGAGGCGAAGGAGCGCACATGCATGCATCATTTTGCCAGCAGTGCTTCTAACGAAGCAGATCTTACATCAGCACTGTCTCCTGCACGTGCGTATGCGATCCAGTCAATGCGTTTTAAACCGCAAGGAGGTCGCCGATATTTACAACATCATCGCCGAGGTCCTTTCGTGCCGTCCGCTCACGCAACAATGCTACATCTGCGGGCCGTCAAACTCAGttcaacacctcctcaccctcctcgcgCGGCCTCTTCCAGAGCATCGCGTAATGCGCCACGTCACCCAGGGCGATCTCTTCCCCGACTTGCTCAAACCCGAGCAGTGAGTAAAGATACTTGCCCTCGGGGGTAGCAATCAGGAAGGCGTCTCGCTTCTCCCTGGCGGCCTGCTCCAGGCCATGCTTCACCAGCATCTTACCAATTCCTCTGCGCTTTTGAGTGGGATCCACGCCGAGAATCATCAAGTCTGTGTCAATGTCAGTTGTGTTGTAAGTGAGGAGATTCAAAGATAGGTAATTTACACCACATCTGGCTGTGCCCTTCTTTCCCCAATGTTTGCTcagtcaccacctccatgaGCCCGAAGATTTCTTTCAGAGCATCCTGGTCCAGCGAAGGCGGCAGCACGTCAACCTCTGTTTCGCTTGCAGTCTGGGGTTTGGCTGTCGGTGGGAGGGAGTCTGGGGTCTCCCATTGGGCATATCCCACAATCTGCTCACTGCCATCTTCCAGcttgtcgacaacaacaTAGGTTttcttgccgtccttgaTCCGCCTGGTGTTGCGGGCAGCCCTCCACTCGGCCTCCTCCGTTGCAGCATCGGTGCGGGCGAGGTGGTGCAAGTGCGCCGGGAATAAAATCCGGGAGAGGGTGGGCCCGAACGAGTCGCGGCCGATGACGCCGATGCGCGGGGAATCGGCGACGGTGGCTTCACGGAGGGTCAGCATATTGTTTGTTATGACTGAAGTGGATATGAAGTCCtaagagatggagaggagaggtgaAAGGGGACAATGACTCATATACTACAACTGGCTTCGTCCAGGTTTTGTGAGCAAAATTTGGATCTGTCACTTGCCGACGACAACCGGCCCGAGTCAGCGTCACTGTGGAGTCACCGAGCTTCCGAACTCGACAAGGTGACCCCGCCCGGGTCTGTAAATGCGAGCCGGGGGGCTACCTCGAATCTAGGGATTACGATCATGCCAGAATAGGAAGCTTGTATTCGCTGTCTTAGAGAATAGGATGACGTATCACCACCTTTTCGCAGCTGATCCTGCCCTCCGCTGACGAGTTGATTGCGACGACAGCGTCCTCCTTTGATCGTACCACTCTTGTTGGCATCGGCTTCCAGGCTGCGGCGTGATTCTCCAGAAACCATCTCATAACTTTGTCCTGCCGGCTCCATGTCCACTCTGGAGATTGTTTTGGCAAGGCATCCCATTTGCGCGAAAAGATGGCAAACTCCCAATCTGAATCCCACTCTCTGGGGACTGGGCGAGCGCACGCCAAAGCATCTCGCTCTTGATCACCAGAGAGACATTGCTTTCCCCAGTAGCAACTgctattctcgtacgttGACCCCGCATCTTCCAACCCAGCACCCACGGCATCAAACACCGCTGTCAGCGTTACATCGAGGCTCTGGAGCGTCCGTTTGATCTCCTTGGTGGTTTCCTCTGGGTGCGTATAGTCAAATACATGCGTTGCCCCGATGCCCCTAAGCAGGTCATGATTCTTGGTCGAGGCCACAACAAAGATGAACTCGATGCCTATCTCTCTGGCCACTTGAATGGCTGCCCACCCAACCGCGCTAGCACCGCCCCAGATGAGGACTCCTTTTCCTTGAAAATGGGTTCCTGAGGGCAGTTGTTCAATTCCAGCACTCGCGAAACCAACCCCGAAAATATTGATAAATgcatcagcagcagtcaACAGAGAAGTAGGGaggcctgctgctgcttccgCACTGAGGCCTTCAGGCCGCGTCCAGATTAGATCCGACCGGGCAAGAATGTAGGGTTGATGAGCCCCAGCATGAAGCGGGCGGTGTGGGCCTGGCCAGGTCAACCCCAAGACAGGAGTGTTGGTTGTAAGATTAATGCCTGCATAGTCAAAGCCGGTGATGGAAGAGTGAAAGCCGAGATTGAAGTGCTTTTTGTCCGCAGGTTGGATAGCGGAGTGAGTGACTTTGATAGGGACATGAGTCTGGGGGGCTAAAGGGAGAGAGGCCGCGATGGGGAAGGGAGCGGCGATGGGGGTTATCTCGCCATCtgaagagagaaagagggcgGTGGGATGTGTTGTAGCCTCAGTCATGTTTTTTGGGGAAAGTTTGGCAAAATGAACGGCATGGCCTCGTAGAGATTCGTGGCAAGGACTGGGTCGTCTCTTAACGTTTTATCTCGACAACTCTCAGTCTGGTGTGCTTGATCAGATCAAAGGAGGTATCCCCGGACTTCGGCAGAGGGTTTGCCGGTGATGATTAGAAATCTTGCTGTGATTATTGATCTTTTCAATTTGTAATGGTCGCACCAGACTATGGCGTCATTACGAAAACTGTCAGCAGGTGATCTTGGGTCTTACCCAAACCCTTTTCCCAATTGATTAGGGGTAAAGGAGGTGAAAGGAGGCATTGGCAATGATGAAATACGTCTCTTTTCTACCTTGTACAGTGCTTTTATTCGTTGGCTGTGATGGGAAACTTCGATATTGGTTTCACAAAATGCATTGTTTACTGAGATACCTTGGGACGTATCGAAGCATATGAATTGCTGGAATCCTAAACTCTGGAATGTAACCTGCCCTACAGTCCAGAAAAAGTCAAACGAAATACCTAGCTAAAAGAGTGACAAGAAGCTCCAAAGATACCCAGCCAACAATCTTTTTACCCCTTAAGTTCCCCACGAACCCCATCGTTTGCCCAGAAAACTTTTCTCATACCCTTTCAGAAACAGTTGTTCTTGACAGTACTGATACCCAACAGCTCGGCACTCAAGTTGACCAAGATTTCGCCACCAGCCTTCAacttctcggccttggtggtggctcCCAACATGAGCTTAACAGCCTGCTTCGCACCCCCAAGCGCCTTGATGTACTTCTTAATCCTGAGCAGCTTGGCAGCAGGTACAGCAGTGGTGGCAAGGAGCTGGACAATGGCGGCAACACATTTGGCAATCTTCCACAGCGAGGCCCTGGCGGCGAGCTCACCCCTCTCGAAGAGGCTCAAGTTCTCCTCAACGGCATCAACATAATCGGTGTCCCGCTTGAGAGCCGTTTCGGGCTCACGGTCTCCATTGGCAACGAGCCACTGGTGGAGCACTTCATCTCCCTTCTCGAGGATGTCGTCGGGAATGCGCTCAATCTCGGCAAAGAGGTGGTCGAGGGGGAAGTCGAAGTCGCGAGTGAAGTTGAAGTTGGTCGCCCAGGTGGCAGGGGCCTGTGCGCGAGCTTCCAGAACGGCAGGGCCACCCGCGTCGTTCTCAAAGTCGTCGGTGTCAGGGAGAAGGCCATGGTTGTCATAGGGGGCGGGGATGGCGGTGACAGTGGCCACAAAGAAAGCGGCAGCAGTGGTGAGGAGTTGGAACTTCATGTTGATGGTTGGAAGTCTGAGAGTAAGGTAGTTGACTGTTGCTAAAGGGTTTTCAAAGGATGAGCAAGCTAGATGGTGCTTTGAaagctgttgatgatgagggtgattATGGAGAATAGACACGGATGAAGTGGCCCCCTTTATACAGTTTTCTGGCCCTTTCATGAACCTATTTGGTCTTTGCTGCTactctcatcctcgccaccacccaaaaaaaTCCCAAGTCTCACCTTCGCACCAGGATAATCTTGGAGTTGCTGACCCGACTCTAGGCAACTTCATTAAGCTTCGGTTTCTCAACTTGGCAATCATCAGGGGTCGAATAGGTTATGCAACAAGCAGTCTCTCTATCTCCAAGTACATGCGGCGCAGAACAAGGCTCTGCCCCTGAAATCATGCGGCAGATAGATAATCGGCAACGTGAGCCTTGTCAGACAGGCTGTGGTCTACATCTTTCTTGGTGAGGTGGGACAAAGGTTGAGCCGTGCCAAGGTAAGCGTTGCGAGTATAGAGATGGAGGGTTACATTAGGCGTGCGGCGTTGGGCGCAGTCGTTGGCCCGCCCCTGAAATAAGTCCAGCTGAACTGCAGAAGAAGGGTGTTTGGATGAGCTTGTTTGTGCCACCCCCCGCACTTTGATCTGGCCAAGCACAGTGAGATTTACCTAGTCGATCTGCAACAAGTGTATTCCACACGGGTGGTCTGTGGGAGCTCAAGGAAGAAAAAATATGGTGAGCATGATGTATCGAGAGAGCAAACTATTTACCAAAATGAAAACAAATAGAAAAAGCAATACGCCCTCACAACCTGACCCACTGGGAGCAACCGGTCCTCCCACATGATCTTATCGCCGACAATGACAAGTGATGCTGTTTGACGACCTCCAACGGGCAGGCACCGTGCATTGTTCACGATCCAATCAAGGCGGTCGACGTCAGCGTCGGACGGACATTGTGGGGACGGCGTTAAACCAGGCATTGTGGATGAATCAAGCACAGCATTATCTCCGGTTCTCTGAAGGAACTGCTCTgccattttttcttttcgacACATTGATATTGGTCACAGTCATAGATGGGTCAGCTTTCTGCCTCTTGCCCCACCGATGGGCAACCACATCGGGCGGCGGTCGTCGGCGCTGGAATAGCAGGCTTGTGCGCCGCCATCGCCCTCCGTCGTGCAGGATGGCATGTCGCCGTGTACGAGAAGAGCAGCTTCAAAAACGAAATTGGTGCGGCCATCACGATAACACCCAACGCGACCTTGGTTCTGGAACGGTTTGGATTCGACTTTTTGGAATTCGGCGGCGTTCGCAATGAGATGCTCCTGCGCTACGAGGCGAAGAACTTGTCCCTGCTTCAAATGGAATACTATGGCCCGGACTCAGGCGCAGAATGGAGTCGCTTTTGGTCAGTTCACAGGGTGGACTTGCACAGTGGGCTCAGAGGGCTAGCGACCCAGACGCAAGACAACACACCAGGGCCACCAGCAGATATCCGATTGGGCCAAGAAATTACGGGAATCGATTGCGAGGCCGGCACAGTCAAACTCAAAGACGGGAGACTGGAGCAGTATGACTTGGTAATAATAGCAGATGGGGCTCATGTAAGTCTGGACTCTTTCACCTCGCCCAGGAAGGGAAATTGATCAGCATAGAGCCGCTTAATTGAGGATTTTACCGGGAATCCGTCCACGGTTCACCGCACAGGCCGGTCTATTTACAGATGGCTGGTATCCATGGACGAGGTCAATGCAGATCCTGTACTCCAAAACCTCTACACAGACCCGCAAGGAAGTCGGAAAAGCGGCTTCGTGGCTTGGGATGATCAAGAAACCAGGATACTTTGGGTCAGCTACAAGTGTAGGGGCGGCAAGGTGCTGAACAATGCCGTGGTTCATGAAACGCAAAccggtgaaggagaagaggatcTTTGGCAATCTCCCGTATCACGAGAACAAATCCTCAAGGTGCTTTGCAACTTTCACCCGTCAGTTCAAAACATGGTCTCCATGACGGCCGAGGACGGCATCAAAGCCCACCACCTCTACAAACGGCTTCCACTCCAAAGCTTTGTTCGTGGAAAGacgttggtgatgggagatGCAGCACATGTCATGATGCCCATTCATGCGGCCGGAGCAAGCATGGCTATCGAGACAGCGGCCACGTTGGAAACACTTTTCGACCTTTCCGGGAGCACATGGACAATGGACAGCCGGCTGGAGATGTTTGACAAGCTCCGAGTGCCCCGATGTAACCTCGCCATGCTTTCTTCCAACGCTGGCCCGGAATGGCTCCACATTCCGGGTGTGGAGGACGAGATTCGAAAGTACTACTCTGGTCCTCTGCCGCCTGCTGGTGCCATGCCTTATAGCAGTGCGTTTAGGGACGTCTTGTTCAAACACGACGAATACCGAGCCGCAAGAGAGTGCATGGACAAGACAGCCAAGAACTAGGTGGACGAGATGGGAAAGAGACGGAAGACCAGCAGAGACGGATAAACTGCTGCAGGCAAGGAGCTGTGCAGTAGAACAGATGCAAATGACACGAGTTTTGATTGCGCCAGCTCTCTCGGGGTATGTCACCCCATTTGTGTGGTCTTGGATGCCAATACCCCCTCAAACCCTTATCAGATGAGGAAGTTGTGGGTAAATCAGACATTTCGCCCCCCACGTTTTTGTCCTCAAGGTGTCCAGGAAATGAGTGAGTGGCGGGTATGTACCTGTGGTCGGGTTGGACAGCGAGCTCGCTCTCGGTGATTCGGTGAATGTGGTGGGAGGTGACAACAAGGTGATTTTCCTTCTCAGGCTATGAGGCAACCCTCATTCATCACACCTTGAGTACGACGTTCCAATGACACCCCAAGGGATTCTAGAAGaattccccccccccacattGTCAATCCCTATTCGGGCTGCATCCAAGCGAGACTCTCTTGTGCTATCACAAGCTGCGCACCTCGACAGTGCCGAGAGACAATGCTGTACCGCTGGCTATATGAAGTGTAAATGTAGCGGAGCTTCTTCGGGTTACCGCCAAGGCGGATTCAACCTTTTATACAGACTCTGGCCCACGAAATGACGGCACGACGCCCGCCGTTCCTGCATGACCCCAGCACAGCATCCTCGGTAAAAACGGCAGCCTGTCATTTAGCCTCTATCTGGAATCTCACTTGCTTATAACACTGCAAATGCTCCGGATAGTGCCTCACTGTGACGCCCAAGACGTGTAAATTAAGAAAAGAATAGCTTCTGAGCGGGTTCCTGATCTAACAGCCGGCAGCCGAGATGCCTTCTCCAAAAAATCAAGACCGTGAGGTCCCTAATCAGGGCTTGTGGGGTGAAGGGTCAAGACACGGGGCATGAGGGGGTCGTGGATGAGAGATGAAGCCGAGTGGAAATTGATTATTTACATGAGCTCCCCCATCCCTTGGTCGGGAGTTGCCAGCTTGATCCTGCTCCTCGTCCCGCCCCTCTAGACCACGACAGTGAGCGTGAAACGACAGCAAAGATGAAGTCCATGTACATTGGACTGGCAGCAGCTGCCTTGTCGTGGACAGGCGTGCTGGCCAGCGAGAGCAACAACGCCATTCCCAACGAAGCCCTCCTCGCTCGTCGCCCTCGTGTGCTCCAGAGCCGCCACCGAAACGGCACCACTGACTACGCCCAACTTGGTCTTCGTCAGGAAGGTGGCAGATGCGGAGCGGGAGTTGGACGCTGCCCCGATGGGCAGTGCTGCTCCGACTATGGCTTCTGCGGTTTGACCGTTGACCACTGCCATCCTCTGTTTGACTGTCAAGCCCAGTATGGTGTCTGCGGATGGCCTCCCCCGGTGCCTGCCACCACATcgactcctcccccccccccaacgACCacgtcaacccccccaccccctcccaccaccacttccaccacttccaccacttccaccacttccaccactgctcccccgcctcctcctaCCACTACAAGCAGTGTGGTTGTAATCCCCCCGAGCAGCACCTCATCAACTCCCTCTGTTCCCCAGCCTACTGGTCCCCTGGTTGTGACCACCAATGGCCAGTGCGGAAACGGCACCATGTGCATTGGAAACCCCAACTACGGCCCTTGCTGCTCGCAGTATTTCTGGTGCGGTTCCTCAATTGACTTCTGCGGTGCCGGCTGTCAGTCCAACTTTGGTGCTTGTCTCGGCATCCCTGGTCTGCCCGGAACTCCCATCAACGGCACGACCACAAGCACCTCGCCCGTTGTCCCGCCCACGACTACATCCACCCCGGTTGTTGTgcctcccaccacaacctcctccaccaccaccaccagcaccaccaccacgagcTCGACTTCCACCAggaccacctccaccacttctGTCGCGCCCACTCCTACCCTGGTCCTCCCACCCGGTCAGAGATCTTCTACCGACGGACGCTGCGGTAGCGGTCAGAACTGCTTGGGTTCCACCTTCGGAAGATGCTGCTCGCAGTTTGGCTGGTGCGGCGATGGCGATCAGTACTGCCCGTATATTGTCGGGTGCCAGCCCGAGTTTGGCTACTGCGATCCCAACTAAGCTGCAGTTCCCTTGTTTACTGTAGAATTACGCGTTGTAGACAGCAAATGGGTCTGTCATTTGTGCGGAGAGAGAAGATTTGAAGGTTTAAAGGCTGGAAGATTACAGCGAATATCAAGTTAATGTTCAAATTGACTCCCTATTTGGTTCCAACAGGTGTTATGATCTACCGATTGTCAAAAGCGACCGCACCTATATGAAGTGTGCCGATGATGTCAGTTGGGGTAAGCAATAatgaaaaaagggggggtacTCCATGGGCGGTGGGCCGAGtgtggatgggtggggaAGCAAAAATAATGGTATTTGATTTCGTCCAGGCTCGAACTGGAGACCTTCAGTGTGTTAGACTGACGTGATAACCAACTACACCACGAAACCATCTGATTTGTAATGATTACCACACGTAATAGGCCTTGTGTAGAGGTATCAACGCGACAATAACGAACATCACACATGGTCTACAAGCAATACTGCCCAGCAATCAAACCGAGCAGGATACAAATGGCATCTAAATGTATACTTCACAGATATCAGCCCATCCAGCAGTCGTGGGGTGCATCGGCAGATAGTTGCAGCGGGTGCATCATGCTCGGCTGGATCTGGTGCGCCATTGGCCAGCCAACACCTCAGCCCCTATTGATCTCCTGACACTTTCCAATACAATGCCGGCACCGCCCGTGTAAAACAAGCCTATAAGAACAACACGCCGTCAGAGCCAGCGCAAAAATATCTTGACAATTTTTTCTACCGTCCAAATACAACTGTATCAACTTTCCCCATCAATATCACCTGCATTACCATCAACCATGAACCACAACATCACCGACGTTGCCCCTTACCAACCGCTACTTCGACGTCCGCACTCCCCAATTTCATatccgaagaagaagaaatcgaGGATATTTCCTGATCTCACCAGGAATATCAACTTGGGCGAAGACATTGACCTCGTCGTTGGCCTCACAGCCACAGCGCTCACAGCCGACCAAGTCCTCAAGCTCAAAGACAGCAAAAAGCACAAGGCCATGCATTTAGCAAAGGCCAGCCTgagtgccg belongs to Podospora bellae-mahoneyi strain CBS 112042 chromosome 6, whole genome shotgun sequence and includes:
- a CDS encoding hypothetical protein (EggNog:ENOG503NY8Y), whose protein sequence is MRAKAIQTTKWGTACAQCASAKAKCSGRLTWLLTRILGLHVQMRAPAEAMYRSSPPSSQDSSASTVSPDHLPGSLREPSFFLTFHTLSRPAAGLGEPSFDSLVSTPENPPSPSAVDLGADFASCSSSSVRSHTSAATPMGSLDVRPSLIRTSSMQSQQSVQHESYFFTASPPHCLNQQHLNPLLIEGLEDLDDLLLNRYRTCLMPAHPFVLIPDHVSASMLVIHRPFLMLAIRVVAGFEGLHSVQGQMQHIMDHVADRMFRQAERSIDLLMGIVVVLGWYHYHCMRHSQLNNLLCLAESLVSDLGINKRPQVQNEGRMADEKRLLLGVWYLRSSAAMYLQQLTSMPFTSYMRQCLVELDEEEDHDLDEILVYCIKLQYLTERVAVLKTPQPDLPEQQNRERGTAIASSQEYLDKLMREMPSELKTNYTNTQIRAWFEGWVQGIPAQAYRTLPSNLVFQLLYAVGSLLRSHGAASQPPPSSSTRGDAEVIVILDRLVALCFANFIGGQPQPDMTHFWEALGERHQTVCSPSPSVSEHGDDSNGPLTATPATWEQQYRHGSNVFTPPSRVGSAAPDPKLEAVDVDQYQVASLPMMTSNQLHSQSQWDSQTTQTGWDHHTATPQGQMLMVPGAEGVVNPQLWGQDQGTGAYHHSEGGYFMG
- a CDS encoding hypothetical protein (EggNog:ENOG503P830; COG:S) → MLTLREATVADSPRIGVIGRDSFGPTLSRILFPAHLHHLARTDAATEEAEWRAARNTRRIKDGKKTYVVVDKLEDGSEQIVGYAQWETPDSLPPTAKPQTASETEVDVLPPSLDQDALKEIFGLMEVVTEQTLGKEGHSQMWYLMILGVDPTQKRRGIGKMLVKHGLEQAAREKRDAFLIATPEGKYLYSLLGFEQVGEEIALGDVAHYAMLWKRPREEGEEVLN
- a CDS encoding hypothetical protein (EggNog:ENOG503P28E; COG:C), with the protein product MTEATTHPTALFLSSDGEITPIAAPFPIAASLPLAPQTHVPIKVTHSAIQPADKKHFNLGFHSSITGFDYAGINLTTNTPVLGLTWPGPHRPLHAGAHQPYILARSDLIWTRPEGLSAEAAAGLPTSLLTAADAFINIFGVGFASAGIEQLPSGTHFQGKGVLIWGGASAVGWAAIQVAREIGIEFIFVVASTKNHDLLRGIGATHVFDYTHPEETTKEIKRTLQSLDVTLTAVFDAVGAGLEDAGSTYENSSCYWGKQCLSGDQERDALACARPVPREWDSDWEFAIFSRKWDALPKQSPEWTWSRQDKVMRWFLENHAAAWKPMPTRVVRSKEDAVVAINSSAEGRISCEKVVIRHPIL
- a CDS encoding hypothetical protein (EggNog:ENOG503P8BY) — protein: MKGPENCIKGATSSVSILHNHPHHQQLSKHHLACSSFENPLATVNYLTLRLPTINMKFQLLTTAAAFFVATVTAIPAPYDNHGLLPDTDDFENDAGGPAVLEARAQAPATWATNFNFTRDFDFPLDHLFAEIERIPDDILEKGDEVLHQWLVANGDREPETALKRDTDYVDAVEENLSLFERGELAARASLWKIAKCVAAIVQLLATTAVPAAKLLRIKKYIKALGGAKQAVKLMLGATTKAEKLKAGGEILVNLSAELLGISTVKNNCF
- a CDS encoding hypothetical protein (EggNog:ENOG503NZ0F; COG:C), encoding MGQLSASCPTDGQPHRAAVVGAGIAGLCAAIALRRAGWHVAVYEKSSFKNEIGAAITITPNATLVLERFGFDFLEFGGVRNEMLLRYEAKNLSLLQMEYYGPDSGAEWSRFWSVHRVDLHSGLRGLATQTQDNTPGPPADIRLGQEITGIDCEAGTVKLKDGRLEQYDLVIIADGAHSRLIEDFTGNPSTVHRTGRSIYRWLVSMDEVNADPVLQNLYTDPQGSRKSGFVAWDDQETRILWVSYKCRGGKVLNNAVVHETQTGEGEEDLWQSPVSREQILKVLCNFHPSVQNMVSMTAEDGIKAHHLYKRLPLQSFVRGKTLVMGDAAHVMMPIHAAGASMAIETAATLETLFDLSGSTWTMDSRLEMFDKLRVPRCNLAMLSSNAGPEWLHIPGVEDEIRKYYSGPLPPAGAMPYSSAFRDVLFKHDEYRAARECMDKTAKN